In Amia ocellicauda isolate fAmiCal2 chromosome 16, fAmiCal2.hap1, whole genome shotgun sequence, the following proteins share a genomic window:
- the mbd5 gene encoding methyl-CpG-binding domain protein 5 isoform X3 — protein MNGGKECEGGDKDGGPPAAQVPIGWQRKVDPNGVVYISPSGSVLACLEQVKTYLLTDGTCKCGLECPLILPKVFNFDPGAAVKQRTAEDVKADEDVTKLCIHKRKIIAVATLHKSMETPHPSLVLTSPGGGTSATPMVPTRSATPRAIRNKSHEGIPNSVAPECKNPFKMMMAGQRHYQQELTAGQQQELYAGYPRQRLGSNDHGQKSPYRGSHGGMLSPASSGSQIYGDGSLSPRTDPLGSPDVFTRNNPGFHGANNASPIHMNSRTPLSPPAVLHHNSPAQSSCAMAGRTNIPLSPTVTTKSPVMKKPMCNFPANMDMPRAVFHHKPQQGPHPPPPPPLPPSCALQKKQMTSEKDPLGILDPIPSKPVNQNPMVMNPSNFQSNVHSQVPMMNVNIPPAIVPLPSNLPLPTVKPGPISHGTHVQRGQHTASTSISPSPVTSPVHMMGPAMGRMEVSPQRSRSSSTSSDHGSFIMPSGPQGSCGSMKVPPRSPRSSMGSPRPSMPSSPSTKPDVLHQYKDIPNQLLVGMSNVLNSQPNSMFPPVSAGNAPQKNHPGLLGMPLNQILNQHNAASFPASSLLSAAAKAQLANQNKLTGTNNNSSGGNSSTSSGSSSGNSGAVGSGGNGEGHSTLNTMFPPSTNMLLTMSEGQSGRAALRDKLMAQQKDPLRKRKQSTNTVFNMLKSQMSAPGAPKPGPPDQLRKPGQGPLPPNNSMAQLLQSMSCQSSNMAGNNGAACVSSNSGMPCSSNQLHFPDNNLTSGPSQNLPVQHLHPRGNGMHCQNVDTNLVHGGGHGPHGQFAGLMNQMQASGNCGVLGQAGIALGNSILGHPNPHQHQLPPHHHHHHHHHHHHHHQHQQQSKPRARNQAACAPMVPNSNGSNCGQVISDAGDASSLNNSLNNTQLGNIQSLINNSQMFHQNQQLLQGLHGGQGIPGFQGQHPFPESPFPDNASNPMACLFQNFQVSLPEDITAPNKQMTAQSGMTSLQENSNVASLHPFRDGSCDLQPQNVEPATGQPPRESLPGAGPGGDSSVDAIYKAVVDAASKGMQVVITTTVSSTTQMSPIPALSAMSAFTASIGDPVNLSHAVNAVIHGRRPAGQEPEHRARNARGSRVRKNSDQGKSTPEGGEAYDYFKSPGRNTPRKQWEVEPVPGVEGHPWKCDEFLECSSHVHSSPCTERPNSISTVLPLNVEQHHHHQQHQQQQHHHQHHQQQQQQQQHHHHQQQHQHHTVLMPNEKRFLEENFRVNNCKRTMVNFKERLERTVERCAHINGNQSQPSRGYGVLLSTPKHDLATEDQSPSSSTSLEGSLVKDYIHYNGDFSAESINGCAPSPSDTKSISSEEDLRNPDSPSSNELIHYRPRTFNVGDLVWGQIKGFPSWPGKLVSEEEVHNPTVQNTEQGKVWVMWFGVHTFTQVEPEKLKTLTEDLEAFNRARKRNRKSGKLNNHLEAAIHEAMSELDKISGSVHQMPPRDRQVKPPKPKRRKISR, from the exons ATGAATGGAGGAAAGGAATGTGAAGGAGGGGACAAGGATGGGGGACCACCTGCTGCCCAGGTTCCCATAGGCTGGCAGCGCAAGGTGGACCCCAATGGAGTGGTTTACATAAG TCCCAGTGGCTCGGTGTTGGCCTGTCTGGAGCAGGTAAAAACCTACCTCCTGACAGATGGGACCTGCAAGTGTGGCCTGGAATGTCCTCTCATCCTTCCTAAG GTGTTCAATTTTGATCCTGGGGCTGCTGTCAAGCAGAGAACGGCAGAGGATGTGAAAGCAGATGAAGACGTCACCAAGCTCTGCATCCACAAAAGGAAAATTATTGCTGTTGCAACGCTACACAAGAGTATGGAAACACCACATCCTTCTCTAGTTTTGACCAGTCCCGGTGGTGGCACAA GTGCAACACCAATGGTCCCTACACGTTCTGCTACTCCAAGAGCAATAAGGAATAAATCACATGAAGGAATACCTAATTCTGTCGCCCCAGAGTGCAAGAATCCATTCAAGATGATGATGGCAGGCCAGAGGCATTATCAACAGGAATTAACTGCAGGTCAACAACAAGAGCTTTATGCTGGCTATCCAAGACAAAGGCTTGGGAGCAATGACCATGGGCAGAAGTCTCCTTATCGTGGCAGTCATGGTGGGATGCTGAGTCCCGCATCATCTGGATCTCAGATATATGGTGATGGTTCGCTCTCTCCCAGGACGGACCCTTTGGGTAGCCCAGATGTTTTCACACGGAACAATCCCGGATTTCACGGAGCAAACAACGCTAGCCCCATTCACATGAACAGCAGGACTCCGCTTTCTCCTCCTGCTGTCCTGCATCATAACTCTCCTGCACAGTCGTCATGCGCAATGGCAGGAAGGACTAATATACCTCTTTCTCCTACTGTTACAACAAAAAGCCCCGTAATGAAAAAACCCATGTGTAACTTCCCTGCTAATATGGACATGCCACGAGCAGTATTTCACCACAAACCCCAGCAAGGGCCCCATCCTCCACCTCCACCCCCCCTTCCACCTTCCTGTGCTCTTCAGAAAAAGCAGATGACTTCAGAAAAGGATCCCCTCGGCATTCTGGATCCGATTCCCAGTAAGCCAGTTAACCAGAATCCAATGGTCATGAACCCCTCTAACTTCCAATCAAATGTCCACTCTCAGGTACCTATGATGAATGTAAACATACCCCCTGCTATCGTTCCTTTGCCAAGTAACCTCCCTTTGCCAACTGTTAAACCTGGACCCATCAGTCATGGCACCCACGTTCAGAGAGGTCAGCACACAGCTTCCACCTCTATATCGCCCTCCCCTGTGACATCACCAGTGCACATGATGGGGCCTGCTATGGGGAGGATGGAGGTATCTCCACAAAGGTCACGCTCATCTTCCACCTCTTCAGACCATGGGAGCTTCATTATGCCGTCAGGTCCTCAGGGTTCCTGTGGCAGCATGAAGGTTCCTCCCAGGTCTCCCAGGTCATCCATGGGTTCTCCAAGGCCTTCTATGCCTTCAAGTCCATCAACGAAGCCAGACGTGCTCCATCAGTACAAAGACATCCCCAATCAGTTGCTCGTGGGAATGAGCAATGTGCTCAACAGTCAGCCCAATTCGATGTTTCCACCAGTTTCTGCTGGAAACGCTCCCCAAAAGAATCACCCGGGCCTGCTGGGAATGCCCCTTAATCAAATCTTGAATCAGCATAATGCTGCTTCGTTCCCAGCAAGTAGTTTACTGTCAGCAGCAGCCAAAGCACAGCTAGCGAATCAAAACAAACTGACCGgcaccaacaacaacagcagcggAGGGAATAGCAGTACCAGTAGTGGCAGCAGCAGTGGCAACTCTGGTGCTGTTGGCAGTGGTGGCAATGGAGAAGGGCACAGCACTTTAAATACAATGTTTCCTCCTAGTACTAACATGTTGCTGACGATGAGTGAAGGGCAGAGCGGACGTGCAGCACTACGTGACAAGCTTATGGCTCAGCAGAAAGATCCTCTGAGAAAGCGAAAGCAGTCGACCAACACGGTTTTCAACATGCTGAAGTCCCAGATGAGTGCTCCAGGAGCTCCCAAGCCTGGACCACCTGACCAGCTTAGGAAACCTGGGCAAGGTCCTCTTCCCCCCAATAACTCCATGGCTCAATTACTCCAGTCCATGAGCTGTCAGAGTTCCAACATGGCTGGAAACAATGGGGCTGCTTGTGTGAGCTCCAACTCTGGCATGCCATGTTCCTCCAACCAGTTGCATTTTCCAGACAACAATCTGACTTCCGGTCCGTCACAAAACCTGCCGGTGCAACACCTCCACCCCCGAGGGAATGGAATGCACTGCCAAAACGTCGACACTAACTTGGTTCACGGGGGAGGCCACGGTCCACATGGCCAGTTtgctggtctgatgaatcagaTGCAGGCTTCTGGGAATTGTGGGGTACTTGGACAGGCTGGAATAGCTTTAGGAAATTCTATACTTGGACATCCTAACCCTCACCAACACcaactgcccccccaccaccaccaccaccaccatcatcaccaccaccaccaccaccaacaccaacaGCAAAGCAAGCCTCGTGCAAGGAATCAAGCCGCCTGTGCGCCGATGGTACCGAACAGTAATGGAAGCAACTGTGGCCAGGTGATCTCTGATGCCG GTGATGCCTCTTCATTAAATAACAGTCTGAACAACACACAGCTGGGTAACATTCAGTCATTGATCAACAACAGCCAGATGTTTCATCAGAACCAACAGCTGCTCCAGGGCCTGCATGGGGGGCAGGGCATTCCTGGGTTCCAAGGACAGCACCCTTTTCCCGAGAGCCCCTTCCCGGACAATGCCTCAAACCCCATGGCTTGCCTCTTTCAAAACTTTCAG GTGAGTTTGCCTGAGGATATTACGGCACCCAACAAACAGATGACCGCTCAGTCTGGGATGACATCGCTCCAGGAGAACTCCAACGTGGCTTCACTCCACCCATTCCGCGACGGATCATGTGACCTTCAGCCCCAGAACGTGGAGCCGGCCACAGGTCAGCCACCCCGGGAGAGCCTGCCAGGTGCCGGGCCCGGCGGGGACTCTTCTGTGGATGCGATTTACAAAGCAGTGGTGGATGCTGCGAGCAAGGGCATGCAGGTTGTCATCACCACCACAGTGAGCAGCACCACGCAGATGAGCCCCATTCCAGCTCTGAGTGCCATGAGTGCCTTTACCGCCTCGATCGGGGATCCCGTCAACCTCTCCCACGCCGTCAACGCCGTCATCCATGGCAGGAGACCGGCCGGCCAGGAACCAGAACACCGTGCCAGAAACGCCAGGGGGTCACGGGTGCGGAAGAACTCGGACCAGGGCAAGAGTACCCCTGAAGGTGGGGAGGCTTACGATTATTTCAAATCCCCGGGGCGCAACACCCCGAGGAAGCAGTGGGAGGTAGAGCcggtcccgggagtggagggACACCCGTGGAAATGCGATGAGTTTTTAGAGTGCTCCAGCCATGTTCACAGCAGTCCTTGCACAGAGAGGCCTAACAGCATCTCCACCGTGCTGCCTCTGAACGTAGAGCAGCACCACCACcatcaacaacatcaacaacaacagcatcatcatcagcatcatcaacaacaacaacaacaacaacaacatcatcatcatcaacaacaacatcaacatcaCACAGTATTAATGCCAAACGAAAAGCGCTTTCTAGAGGAGAACTTCAGGGTTAACAATTGTAAAAGAACTATGGTCAACTTCAAGGAGAGGCTCGAGCGCACGGTGGAGAGATGTGCACACATTAATGGCAACCAGAGCCAGCCAAGCAGGGGCTACGGTGTGCTACTGAGCACCCCCAAGCACGACCTGGCCACAGAAGACCAGTCTCCCAGCTCCTCCACGAGCTTGGAGGGCTCGCTGGTCAAAGACTACATCCATTATAATGGAGACTTCAGTGCAGAGAGCATTAATGGGTGTGCGCCCAGCCCGTCAGACACTAAGAGTATCAGCAGCGAGGAAGATTTGAGGAACCCGGACTCTCCTTCGTCTAACGAGTTAATCCATTACCGGCCAAGGACGTTTAACGTAGGTGACTTGGTCTGGGGCCAGATCAAAGGTTTCCCTTCATGGCCTGGTAAACTTGTGAGTGAGGAGGAAGTGCACAATCCCACTGTCCAAAACACTGAGCAGGGGAAG GTCTGGGTAATGTGGTTTGGTGTTCATACCTTCACTCAGGTGGAGCCCGAGAAACTGAAGACACTAACTGAAGATCTAGAAGCCTTCAACCGCGCCAGGAAGAGAAATAGAAA
- the mbd5 gene encoding methyl-CpG-binding domain protein 5 isoform X1, whose translation MNGGKECEGGDKDGGPPAAQVPIGWQRKVDPNGVVYISPSGSVLACLEQVKTYLLTDGTCKCGLECPLILPKVFNFDPGAAVKQRTAEDVKADEDVTKLCIHKRKIIAVATLHKSMETPHPSLVLTSPGGGTSATPMVPTRSATPRAIRNKSHEGIPNSVAPECKNPFKMMMAGQRHYQQELTAGQQQELYAGYPRQRLGSNDHGQKSPYRGSHGGMLSPASSGSQIYGDGSLSPRTDPLGSPDVFTRNNPGFHGANNASPIHMNSRTPLSPPAVLHHNSPAQSSCAMAGRTNIPLSPTVTTKSPVMKKPMCNFPANMDMPRAVFHHKPQQGPHPPPPPPLPPSCALQKKQMTSEKDPLGILDPIPSKPVNQNPMVMNPSNFQSNVHSQVPMMNVNIPPAIVPLPSNLPLPTVKPGPISHGTHVQRGQHTASTSISPSPVTSPVHMMGPAMGRMEVSPQRSRSSSTSSDHGSFIMPSGPQGSCGSMKVPPRSPRSSMGSPRPSMPSSPSTKPDVLHQYKDIPNQLLVGMSNVLNSQPNSMFPPVSAGNAPQKNHPGLLGMPLNQILNQHNAASFPASSLLSAAAKAQLANQNKLTGTNNNSSGGNSSTSSGSSSGNSGAVGSGGNGEGHSTLNTMFPPSTNMLLTMSEGQSGRAALRDKLMAQQKDPLRKRKQSTNTVFNMLKSQMSAPGAPKPGPPDQLRKPGQGPLPPNNSMAQLLQSMSCQSSNMAGNNGAACVSSNSGMPCSSNQLHFPDNNLTSGPSQNLPVQHLHPRGNGMHCQNVDTNLVHGGGHGPHGQFAGLMNQMQASGNCGVLGQAGIALGNSILGHPNPHQHQLPPHHHHHHHHHHHHHHQHQQQSKPRARNQAACAPMVPNSNGSNCGQVISDAGSSGPSSSMAVAGASQHASTKTTSVMQDGVIVRSASGNPLQGQFPLGSAFPFMGQEQMLQLPHNNPGNCSLTNPLNANLLGSLSIPLGMNQQQQLQQQQLLNQNLLNMLPAPSGDSKSEINLHSLGLLNPNLNAALALLSGDMDGHSLPPVQVQLLAALLQNQAQAAAMLPLPPFNLALPDLLQQQQDSNTLPSMPPMPILPDHFQHSQLDGNQAEALLSHPLVNSLVGLSGNDTTANPLLLPAVTGASGLMSLNPQLLGSLLNSAMDSTTNHPEVPIATSSQATTTTTTTSSSSLAAMAVSSLGGTAVVSMAETLLNLSNNSGSTTGPSKLLSGSVMPQLLNPLLGTGLLSDASSLNNSLNNTQLGNIQSLINNSQMFHQNQQLLQGLHGGQGIPGFQGQHPFPESPFPDNASNPMACLFQNFQVSLPEDITAPNKQMTAQSGMTSLQENSNVASLHPFRDGSCDLQPQNVEPATGQPPRESLPGAGPGGDSSVDAIYKAVVDAASKGMQVVITTTVSSTTQMSPIPALSAMSAFTASIGDPVNLSHAVNAVIHGRRPAGQEPEHRARNARGSRVRKNSDQGKSTPEGGEAYDYFKSPGRNTPRKQWEVEPVPGVEGHPWKCDEFLECSSHVHSSPCTERPNSISTVLPLNVEQHHHHQQHQQQQHHHQHHQQQQQQQQHHHHQQQHQHHTVLMPNEKRFLEENFRVNNCKRTMVNFKERLERTVERCAHINGNQSQPSRGYGVLLSTPKHDLATEDQSPSSSTSLEGSLVKDYIHYNGDFSAESINGCAPSPSDTKSISSEEDLRNPDSPSSNELIHYRPRTFNVGDLVWGQIKGFPSWPGKLVSEEEVHNPTVQNTEQGKVWVMWFGVHTFTQVEPEKLKTLTEDLEAFNRARKRNRKSGKLNNHLEAAIHEAMSELDKISGSVHQMPPRDRQVKPPKPKRRKISR comes from the exons ATGAATGGAGGAAAGGAATGTGAAGGAGGGGACAAGGATGGGGGACCACCTGCTGCCCAGGTTCCCATAGGCTGGCAGCGCAAGGTGGACCCCAATGGAGTGGTTTACATAAG TCCCAGTGGCTCGGTGTTGGCCTGTCTGGAGCAGGTAAAAACCTACCTCCTGACAGATGGGACCTGCAAGTGTGGCCTGGAATGTCCTCTCATCCTTCCTAAG GTGTTCAATTTTGATCCTGGGGCTGCTGTCAAGCAGAGAACGGCAGAGGATGTGAAAGCAGATGAAGACGTCACCAAGCTCTGCATCCACAAAAGGAAAATTATTGCTGTTGCAACGCTACACAAGAGTATGGAAACACCACATCCTTCTCTAGTTTTGACCAGTCCCGGTGGTGGCACAA GTGCAACACCAATGGTCCCTACACGTTCTGCTACTCCAAGAGCAATAAGGAATAAATCACATGAAGGAATACCTAATTCTGTCGCCCCAGAGTGCAAGAATCCATTCAAGATGATGATGGCAGGCCAGAGGCATTATCAACAGGAATTAACTGCAGGTCAACAACAAGAGCTTTATGCTGGCTATCCAAGACAAAGGCTTGGGAGCAATGACCATGGGCAGAAGTCTCCTTATCGTGGCAGTCATGGTGGGATGCTGAGTCCCGCATCATCTGGATCTCAGATATATGGTGATGGTTCGCTCTCTCCCAGGACGGACCCTTTGGGTAGCCCAGATGTTTTCACACGGAACAATCCCGGATTTCACGGAGCAAACAACGCTAGCCCCATTCACATGAACAGCAGGACTCCGCTTTCTCCTCCTGCTGTCCTGCATCATAACTCTCCTGCACAGTCGTCATGCGCAATGGCAGGAAGGACTAATATACCTCTTTCTCCTACTGTTACAACAAAAAGCCCCGTAATGAAAAAACCCATGTGTAACTTCCCTGCTAATATGGACATGCCACGAGCAGTATTTCACCACAAACCCCAGCAAGGGCCCCATCCTCCACCTCCACCCCCCCTTCCACCTTCCTGTGCTCTTCAGAAAAAGCAGATGACTTCAGAAAAGGATCCCCTCGGCATTCTGGATCCGATTCCCAGTAAGCCAGTTAACCAGAATCCAATGGTCATGAACCCCTCTAACTTCCAATCAAATGTCCACTCTCAGGTACCTATGATGAATGTAAACATACCCCCTGCTATCGTTCCTTTGCCAAGTAACCTCCCTTTGCCAACTGTTAAACCTGGACCCATCAGTCATGGCACCCACGTTCAGAGAGGTCAGCACACAGCTTCCACCTCTATATCGCCCTCCCCTGTGACATCACCAGTGCACATGATGGGGCCTGCTATGGGGAGGATGGAGGTATCTCCACAAAGGTCACGCTCATCTTCCACCTCTTCAGACCATGGGAGCTTCATTATGCCGTCAGGTCCTCAGGGTTCCTGTGGCAGCATGAAGGTTCCTCCCAGGTCTCCCAGGTCATCCATGGGTTCTCCAAGGCCTTCTATGCCTTCAAGTCCATCAACGAAGCCAGACGTGCTCCATCAGTACAAAGACATCCCCAATCAGTTGCTCGTGGGAATGAGCAATGTGCTCAACAGTCAGCCCAATTCGATGTTTCCACCAGTTTCTGCTGGAAACGCTCCCCAAAAGAATCACCCGGGCCTGCTGGGAATGCCCCTTAATCAAATCTTGAATCAGCATAATGCTGCTTCGTTCCCAGCAAGTAGTTTACTGTCAGCAGCAGCCAAAGCACAGCTAGCGAATCAAAACAAACTGACCGgcaccaacaacaacagcagcggAGGGAATAGCAGTACCAGTAGTGGCAGCAGCAGTGGCAACTCTGGTGCTGTTGGCAGTGGTGGCAATGGAGAAGGGCACAGCACTTTAAATACAATGTTTCCTCCTAGTACTAACATGTTGCTGACGATGAGTGAAGGGCAGAGCGGACGTGCAGCACTACGTGACAAGCTTATGGCTCAGCAGAAAGATCCTCTGAGAAAGCGAAAGCAGTCGACCAACACGGTTTTCAACATGCTGAAGTCCCAGATGAGTGCTCCAGGAGCTCCCAAGCCTGGACCACCTGACCAGCTTAGGAAACCTGGGCAAGGTCCTCTTCCCCCCAATAACTCCATGGCTCAATTACTCCAGTCCATGAGCTGTCAGAGTTCCAACATGGCTGGAAACAATGGGGCTGCTTGTGTGAGCTCCAACTCTGGCATGCCATGTTCCTCCAACCAGTTGCATTTTCCAGACAACAATCTGACTTCCGGTCCGTCACAAAACCTGCCGGTGCAACACCTCCACCCCCGAGGGAATGGAATGCACTGCCAAAACGTCGACACTAACTTGGTTCACGGGGGAGGCCACGGTCCACATGGCCAGTTtgctggtctgatgaatcagaTGCAGGCTTCTGGGAATTGTGGGGTACTTGGACAGGCTGGAATAGCTTTAGGAAATTCTATACTTGGACATCCTAACCCTCACCAACACcaactgcccccccaccaccaccaccaccaccatcatcaccaccaccaccaccaccaacaccaacaGCAAAGCAAGCCTCGTGCAAGGAATCAAGCCGCCTGTGCGCCGATGGTACCGAACAGTAATGGAAGCAACTGTGGCCAGGTGATCTCTGATGCCG GAAGTTCAGGCCCGTCATCTTCCATGGCAGTAGCCGGTGCCAGTCAGCATGCCAGCACCAAGACCACATCTGTAATGCAGGATGGAGTTATTGTCCGAAGTGCGAGCGGCAATCCACTGCAAGGCCAGTTTCCCCTGGGGAGCGCTTTTCCCTTCATGGGGCAGGAGCAGATGCTTCAGCTCCCACACAATAACCCGGGCAACTGCAGTCTTACAAATCCCTTAAATGCCAATCTGCTCGGTTCCTTGTCCATCCCTTTAGGCATGAACCAACAGCAACAGCTGCAGCAGCAACAGCTTCTAAACCAGAATCTGCTAAACATGTTACCGGCTCCATCAGGAGACAGCAAGTCTGAGATCAATCTCCACTCTTTGGGCCTCCTAAACCCCAACCTTAACGCTGCTTTGGCTTTGCTCTCCGGTGATATGGACGGGCACTCTTTGCCGCCGGTCCAGGTCCAGCTCCTTGCAGCCCTGCTGCAGAATCAGGCCCAGGCTGCTGCCATGCTTCCACTGCCGCCTTTCAACTTGGCCCTCCCTGACTTgttacagcagcagcaggacaGCAATACTTTACCTTCCATGCCTCCAATGCCCATTCTGCCTGACCATTTCCAACATAGCCAGTTAGATGGCAATCAAGCAGAGGCTTTACTGTCCCACCCACTGGTGAACTCTTTAGTGGGCCTTTCAGGCAATGACACTACTGCTAATCCTTTACTCCTCCCAGCTGTCACTGGGGCCTCAGGGCTAATGTCCTTGAATCCCCAGCTGTTGGGAAGCCTTCTGAACTCTGCAATGGATAGTACTACTAATCATCCTGAGGTTCCCATAGCAACCTCCTCCCAGGCAACCACTACCACAACCactacatcatcatcatcactggcAGCCATGGCTGTCTCCTCACTGGGTGGGACAGCTGTAGTGTCAATGGCAGAGACTCTGTTGAACCTTTCAAACAACTCTGGGAGCACAACAGGACCCTCCAAACTCCTCAGTGGTTCAGTGATGCCACAGCTGCTGAACCCTCTGCTTGGCACAGGGCTACTTA GTGATGCCTCTTCATTAAATAACAGTCTGAACAACACACAGCTGGGTAACATTCAGTCATTGATCAACAACAGCCAGATGTTTCATCAGAACCAACAGCTGCTCCAGGGCCTGCATGGGGGGCAGGGCATTCCTGGGTTCCAAGGACAGCACCCTTTTCCCGAGAGCCCCTTCCCGGACAATGCCTCAAACCCCATGGCTTGCCTCTTTCAAAACTTTCAG GTGAGTTTGCCTGAGGATATTACGGCACCCAACAAACAGATGACCGCTCAGTCTGGGATGACATCGCTCCAGGAGAACTCCAACGTGGCTTCACTCCACCCATTCCGCGACGGATCATGTGACCTTCAGCCCCAGAACGTGGAGCCGGCCACAGGTCAGCCACCCCGGGAGAGCCTGCCAGGTGCCGGGCCCGGCGGGGACTCTTCTGTGGATGCGATTTACAAAGCAGTGGTGGATGCTGCGAGCAAGGGCATGCAGGTTGTCATCACCACCACAGTGAGCAGCACCACGCAGATGAGCCCCATTCCAGCTCTGAGTGCCATGAGTGCCTTTACCGCCTCGATCGGGGATCCCGTCAACCTCTCCCACGCCGTCAACGCCGTCATCCATGGCAGGAGACCGGCCGGCCAGGAACCAGAACACCGTGCCAGAAACGCCAGGGGGTCACGGGTGCGGAAGAACTCGGACCAGGGCAAGAGTACCCCTGAAGGTGGGGAGGCTTACGATTATTTCAAATCCCCGGGGCGCAACACCCCGAGGAAGCAGTGGGAGGTAGAGCcggtcccgggagtggagggACACCCGTGGAAATGCGATGAGTTTTTAGAGTGCTCCAGCCATGTTCACAGCAGTCCTTGCACAGAGAGGCCTAACAGCATCTCCACCGTGCTGCCTCTGAACGTAGAGCAGCACCACCACcatcaacaacatcaacaacaacagcatcatcatcagcatcatcaacaacaacaacaacaacaacaacatcatcatcatcaacaacaacatcaacatcaCACAGTATTAATGCCAAACGAAAAGCGCTTTCTAGAGGAGAACTTCAGGGTTAACAATTGTAAAAGAACTATGGTCAACTTCAAGGAGAGGCTCGAGCGCACGGTGGAGAGATGTGCACACATTAATGGCAACCAGAGCCAGCCAAGCAGGGGCTACGGTGTGCTACTGAGCACCCCCAAGCACGACCTGGCCACAGAAGACCAGTCTCCCAGCTCCTCCACGAGCTTGGAGGGCTCGCTGGTCAAAGACTACATCCATTATAATGGAGACTTCAGTGCAGAGAGCATTAATGGGTGTGCGCCCAGCCCGTCAGACACTAAGAGTATCAGCAGCGAGGAAGATTTGAGGAACCCGGACTCTCCTTCGTCTAACGAGTTAATCCATTACCGGCCAAGGACGTTTAACGTAGGTGACTTGGTCTGGGGCCAGATCAAAGGTTTCCCTTCATGGCCTGGTAAACTTGTGAGTGAGGAGGAAGTGCACAATCCCACTGTCCAAAACACTGAGCAGGGGAAG GTCTGGGTAATGTGGTTTGGTGTTCATACCTTCACTCAGGTGGAGCCCGAGAAACTGAAGACACTAACTGAAGATCTAGAAGCCTTCAACCGCGCCAGGAAGAGAAATAGAAA